A stretch of Bombus vancouverensis nearcticus chromosome 13, iyBomVanc1_principal, whole genome shotgun sequence DNA encodes these proteins:
- the Fen1 gene encoding flap structure-specific endonuclease 1, translated as MGILGLSKLIADIAPSAIKEQELKHYFGRKVAIDASMCLYQFLIAVRSEGAQLTSVNGETTSHLMGTFYRTIRLVEQGIKPVYVFDGKPPNLKGGELAKRAERRDETQKLLQAAEEAGNAKDIEKFNRRLVKVTKEHAEEAKQLLQLMGIPYIDAPCEAEAQCAALVKAGKVFATATEDMDALTFGCNILLRRLTFSEARKMPVQEFHFDKVLEDLGLNHDEFIDLCIMLGCDYTSSIKGVGPKRAIELIKTHRSLEKIIENLDTKKFSIPEDWNYKEARLLFQEPEVTDPETIDLKWTEPNEEELVKYLCGDKQFNEERVRNGAKKLYKARNTSTQGRLDTFFKVLPNPNPPKRKAEDTKGAAKKNKKGTTGKPRGRQPK; from the exons ATGGGCATTTTAGGTTTATCAAAATTAATAGCAGATATAGCACCAAGTGCTATTAAAGAACAAGAATTAAAGCACTATTTTG GTCGTAAAGTAGCCATAGATGCGTCTATGTGTTTATATCAATTTCTTATTGCAGTACGGAGCGAAGGAGCTCAGCTTACATCTGTAAATGGTGAAACAACAAG tcATTTAATGGGTacattttatcgaacaataCGTTTAGTAGAGCAAGGAATAAAGCCTGTATATGTGTTTGATGGAAAACCACCGAACCTAAAAGGTGGAGAATTAGCAAAACGTGCTGAAAGAAGAGACGAAACACAGAAGTTGTTACAAGCAGCAGAGGAAGCTG GAAACGCAAAGGATATAGAGAAATTTAACAGAAGATTAGTAAAAGTTACAAAAGAGCATGCAGAAGAGGCTAAACAGTTATTGCAATTAATGGGCATTCCTTACATTGAT GCTCCGTGTGAAGCAGAAGCTCAATGTGCTGCTTTGGTAAAGGCTGGTAAGGTCTTTGCAACCGCTACAGAAGATATGGATGCGCTTACTTTTGGATGCAATATTTTACTCAGGCGATTAACATTTAGCGAAGCAAGAAAGATGCCTGTACAGGAATTTCATTTTGATAAAGTATTAGAAGACCTTGGATTAAATCATGATGAA TTCATTGATCTTTGTATAATGTTAGGTTGTGATTATACAAGTAGCATTAAAGGAGTTGGACCAAAAAGAGCTATAGAGTTAATTAAAACACATAGGTCacttgaaaaaattattgaaaacttGGATACTAAGAAGTTTTCCATTCCTGAAGACTGGAATTATAAAGAAGCTCGATTATTATTTCAAGAACCTGAAGTAACAGATCCTGAAACAATTGAT CTGAAATGGACAGAACCAAATGAGGAAGAGttagtaaaatatttatgtGGCGATAAGCAATTTAATGAGGAAAGAGTAAGGAATGGtgcaaaaaaattatataaagcaCGAAATACTTCCACTCAAGGAAGGCTAGATACATTCTTTAAAGTATTACCAAATCCAAATCCTCCAAAGCgtaaa GCAGAAGACACAAAGGGAGCTgctaaaaaaaataagaaaggaaCAACAGGAAAACCACGTGGAAGGCAGCCAAAATAA